The genome window CACCCGATCGACCTCCTGATTAATAATTTTTGCCATAAAAAAACCTCAAACTATTGTCTAGCAATATTTTGAGGACTTCAAAGCGCGGTGCGATCGCTGAAATAACTATCTATTTTCAACAGAGAATGATTGTTGACTCCCAGCTTGCTCCGACGCAATATACAAGATAGCTAAAAATTTAGCTCGGGTGGTTTAGTAGCGACGAGAATTGCCACCGCGATCGTTGTTACCCCAGTTACCGCCGCCACTAGGACGTTCTTCGCGGGGTTTTGCCTTATTGACTTTGAGGTCGCGACCCATCCACTCAGCACCGTCAAGAGCCTCAATGGCTGCGGCTTCTTCGGCTTCAGTAGACATTTCTACAAAAGCGAAGCCCCGCATCCGACCTGTTTCCCGGTCAGCAGGCAACTGAACGCGCTTTACTGTTCCGTACTCTCCAAAAGTTTGGTTGAGGTGTTCCTGCGTTACTTCGTAGGATAAATTGCCGACATAAATTGACATTGAACATTCTCCAGAATTAGAGGGTGTAGAGATTTAAATCCGGAGGAACGCCGATCGAACGAACTGTACTGCCGAAAATAAAGCCTTGTAAAACGATTATAGCACCTATGGGTGCAAACTGCAATTGTCTGACTCGATTAATTACAAACAAGGCAGAAGTCATTCCTCACAAGGAAAAACCCCGAATTTAAGAAGGAAAAACTCAGAATAATTTAATTTTCCTTGTTCCCCGGTTTTGCCGGGGAAACCTAGCTTTTAGGGTGCGTAATGGCTCAAAATTGCTCGCTCGACAGAGTTTTTGAGTCCAGTAGAGCACCCTGCGATTGTGCCTCAGCAACTGCTCGCAAACCTAGTTTTTTGACAAAAAACTAGGATTTTACGTGAGTCTTTACCAAGAAATCAAGGTCACGACCTTGGTACGACTATGTGAGTTTTAACATCCCCTAGTTTGACGGCAGCTCAAGAAGTGACGGCGAGGGTGGATTTTGCCCAATTAA of Oscillatoria nigro-viridis PCC 7112 contains these proteins:
- a CDS encoding RNA recognition motif domain-containing protein → MSIYVGNLSYEVTQEHLNQTFGEYGTVKRVQLPADRETGRMRGFAFVEMSTEAEEAAAIEALDGAEWMGRDLKVNKAKPREERPSGGGNWGNNDRGGNSRRY